From one Colletotrichum destructivum chromosome 3, complete sequence genomic stretch:
- a CDS encoding Putative glycoside hydrolase, family 43, with product MFSASTTALLRQCALLAAGMFCWGALQPVLGVPVDPLYVVGRDEKVMEPKLSTDFPDPALVQGDNGLWYSFATSSNGNNIQVAKASQISGPWELLDDDALPDGGWTTNSNTWAPDVRRLDNGTFIMYYAGEVKESGGQHCIGVGTSDIVTGPYRPTREPWVCPSAEGGAIDAAGFYDESTKKRYVLYKVDGNREGNGGDCNNGVKPLVDTPIMLQEVEADGISKVGDPVKILSRTDADGPLVEAPDLVRTEDGLYILFFSSFCFNTDNYNVNYATSRTLKGPYRRPSRMLLQTGDFNLTAPGGATSVAGGGQLVFHGDCSGTSFQRCMYQTTYSVTGRDVIIS from the coding sequence ATGTTTTCAGCATCAACAACGGCATTATTGCGGCAATGCGCCCTTCTCGCGGCGGGCATGTTCTGTTGGGGCGCCTTGCAACCCGTCCTGGGCGTGCCTGTAGACCCGCTCTACGTCGTTGGCAGGGACGAAAAGGTCATGGAGCCAAAGCTCAGCACCGACTTCCCAGATCCCGCCCTCGTGCAGGGCGACAACGGGCTCTGGTACTCCTTCGCGaccagcagcaacggcaacaacaTCCAGGTCGCCAAGGCCTCTCAGATCTCGGGGCCGTgggagcttctcgacgacgatgccctccCGGACGGGGGCTGGACGACGAACTCCAACACGTGGGCGCCGGACGTGAGAAGGCTAGACAACGGAACGTTCATCATGTACTAcgcgggcgaggtcaaggagagCGGCGGGCAACACTGCATCGGCGTGGGCACCTCGGACATCGTCACCGGCCCCTACCGGCCGACGCGGGAGCCGTGGGTTTGCCCGTctgccgagggcggcgccatcgacgcgGCGGGGTTCTACGACGAGTCAACCAAGAAGCGCTACGTGCTGTACAAGGTGGACGGCAACAGAGAGGGCAATGGCGGCGACTGCAACAACGGCGTCAAGCCGCTCGTCGACACGCCAATCATGCTccaggaggtcgaggccgacggcatcAGCAAGGTCGGCGACCCCGTGAAAATCCTCAGCAGgacggacgccgacggcccgCTCGTCGAGGCGCCGGACCTCGTGCGCACCGAGGACGGTCTGTacatcctcttcttcagcagcTTCTGCTTCAACACGGACAACTACAACGTCAACTACGCGACGAGCAGGACCCTCAAGGGCCCCTaccggcggccgtcgaggatgcTGCTCCAGACGGGGGACTTCAACCTCACGGCGCCAGGCGGCGCGACGAGCGTCGCGGGAGGCGGGCAGCTGGTGTTTCACGGCGACTGTTCCGGGACCTCGTTCCAGCGGTGCATGTACCAGACGACCTACTCGGTTACCGGCAGAGATGTAATCATCAGTTGA
- a CDS encoding Putative PUA domain, pseudouridine synthase II, tRNA pseudouridine synthase B family, dyskerin: MAMEIVKHSEEEEFAIKPQASVPHLDTSNWPLLLKNYDKLLVRTGHFTPIPAGCSPLKRDIKSYISSGVINLDKPSNPSSHEVVAWVKRMLRVEKTGHSGTLDPKVTGCLIVCVDRATRLVKSQQSAGKEYVAVIRLHDKLPGGKVQFARALETLTGALFQRPPLISAVKRQLRIRTIHESKLIEFDNDRHLGVFWVSCEAGTYIRTLCVHLGLLLGVGGHMQELRRVRSGAMDETKGMVTLHDVLDAQWTMDNTRDESYLRKVISPLETLLTSYKRIVVKDSAVNAVCYGAKLMLPGLLRYESEIEVHDEVVLMTTKGEAIALGIAQMSTVEMSTCDHGVVAKVKRCIMERDLYPRRWGLGPLASEKKKLKADGKLDKYGRPNEATPAKWVSEYKDFGAAEGAAAAAASSAPATPQKVVETSTVTTSVAVTPANNEDDGESKKRKKHEGETPDEKAERKRRKAEKKAAKAAKKASKSGGADEDDDSE; encoded by the exons ATGGCCATGGAGATCGTCAAGcacagcgaggaggaggagttcGCCATCAAGCCGCAGGCCTCGGTCCCCCATCTGGACACGAGCAACTGGCCTCTGTTGCTCAAGAACTACGACAAGC TTCTCGTCCGGACGGGTCACTTCACCCCCATTCCGGCAGGATGCAGCCCTCTGAAGAGAGACATCAAGTCGTACATCTCCAGCGGTgtcatcaacctcgacaaGCCCTCCAAC CCCAGTTCCCACGAGGTTGTCGCTTGGGTCAAGCGAATGCTTCG CGTTGAAAAGACTGGTCACAGCGGTACCCTTGATCCCAAGGTCACTG GTTGTTTGATTGTTTG CGTCGACCGTGCCACCAGGCTCGTCAAGTCCCAGCAGTCCGCCGGTAAGGAGTACGTTGCCGTCATCCGCCTCCACGACAAGCTGCCCGGCGGCAAGGTGCAGTTCGCCCGCGCCCTCGAGA CTTTGACCGGTGCCCTCTTCCAGCGCCCGCCCTTGATCTCTGCCGTCAAGCGTCAGCTGCGTATCCGTACCATCCACGAGAGCAAGCTCATTGAGTTTGACAAC GATCGCCACCTTGGTGTCTTCTGGGTTTCGTGCGAAGCTGGAACCTACATCCGTACTCTCTGCGTCCACCTC GGTCTTTTGTTGGGCGTTGGTGGCCACATGCAGGAGCTCCGCAGAGTGCGCAGTGGTGCCATGGACGAGACCAAGGGCATGGTCACTCTGCACGACGTGCTTGATGCTCAGTGGACCATGGACAACACCAGGGATGAGTCTTACCTGCGCAAGGTCATCTCTCCCCTCGAGACCCTCCTCACTAGCTACAAGCGTATTGTGGTCAAGGACAGTGCC GTCAACGCTGTCTGCTACGGTGCTAAGCTCATGCTTCCCGGTCTTCTTAGATACG AGTCTGAGATCGAGGTCCACGATGAGGTTGTCCTCATGACCACTAAGGGCGAGGCCATCGCTCTCGGTATTGCCCAGATGTCCACCGTCGAGATGTCGACATGCG ACCACGGTGTTGTTGCCAAGGTCAAGCGATGCATCATGGAGCGTGACCTGTACCCCAGGAGATGGGGACTTGGCCCCCTTGCttccgagaagaagaagctcaaggccgacggcaagctcgacAAGTACGGCCGCCCCAACGAGGCCACCCCCGCCAAGTGGGTGTCTGAGTACAAGGActttggcgccgccgagggtgccgccgccgccgccgcatcatCCGCTCCGGCCACTCCCCAGAAGGTCGTGGAGACGTCGACCGTCACGACGAGCGTTGCAGTCACCCCCGCCAACaacgaggatgacggcgagagcaagaagcgcaagaagCACGAGGGCGAGACACCCGACGAGAAGGCGGAGCGCAAGCGCcggaaggccgagaagaaggcagccAAGGCCGCAAAGAAGGCGTCCAAGTCAGGTGGTGctgacgaggatgacgacagCGAGTAA